The following are encoded together in the Sphingomicrobium clamense genome:
- the aceA gene encoding isocitrate lyase, producing MTQFSDLVAAPDGRFDGITRPYDPETVEKLRGSFVPDSSLARKGALKLWERLKDDEPVRALGSVTGNQAMQMVRAGLEAIYLSGWQVAADANQAGAMYPDQSLYPANSGPELARRINKTLQRADQVEHSEGGTQRDWFAPIVADAEAGFGGPLNCFEIMKAYIEAGVAGVHFEDQLASEKKCGHLGGKVLIPTQAAVRNLDAARLAADVMGVPTLIVARTDAESAKLITSDIDERDRKFLTGERTPEGFFRLKDGTGLEHCIARGLAFAEHADLLWWETSHPDLDEARQFAEAIHAEYPGKLLAYNCSPSFNWAAKLDPDTIANFQAELGRMGYKFQFVTLAGFHALNHGMFELAKGYKARGMAAYSALQQAEFASETDGYTATRHQREVGTGYFDAVTNALAAGQASTTALSESTEAQQFATA from the coding sequence ATGACCCAGTTTTCCGATCTCGTTGCCGCTCCCGACGGCCGTTTCGACGGCATCACCCGCCCCTACGATCCCGAAACGGTGGAGAAATTGCGCGGCAGTTTCGTCCCTGATTCGTCGCTCGCACGCAAAGGTGCGCTCAAGCTGTGGGAGCGCCTGAAGGATGACGAGCCGGTGCGCGCGCTGGGGTCGGTCACAGGCAACCAGGCGATGCAGATGGTGCGTGCGGGGCTCGAGGCGATCTACCTCTCGGGCTGGCAGGTCGCGGCCGACGCCAACCAGGCGGGGGCCATGTATCCCGACCAGTCGCTCTATCCCGCAAACAGCGGGCCCGAGCTCGCGCGCCGGATCAACAAAACGCTGCAGCGCGCCGACCAGGTCGAGCATAGCGAGGGCGGCACACAGCGCGACTGGTTCGCGCCGATCGTGGCCGATGCCGAAGCCGGGTTCGGCGGGCCGCTCAACTGCTTCGAGATCATGAAGGCCTATATCGAGGCGGGCGTCGCGGGGGTCCATTTCGAGGACCAGCTGGCAAGCGAGAAAAAGTGCGGGCACCTGGGCGGCAAGGTGCTCATCCCGACGCAGGCGGCGGTGCGCAATCTCGACGCGGCGCGGCTGGCGGCGGACGTGATGGGCGTGCCGACGCTGATCGTGGCGCGCACCGATGCGGAAAGCGCCAAGCTGATCACCTCGGACATTGACGAGCGCGACCGCAAATTCCTGACCGGCGAGCGCACGCCCGAAGGCTTCTTTCGCCTGAAGGATGGCACGGGGCTCGAGCATTGCATCGCGCGCGGGCTGGCCTTTGCCGAGCATGCCGACCTGTTGTGGTGGGAAACGAGCCACCCCGATCTCGACGAGGCGCGCCAGTTCGCCGAGGCGATCCACGCCGAATATCCGGGCAAGCTGCTCGCCTATAATTGCTCGCCGAGCTTCAATTGGGCGGCCAAGCTCGACCCCGATACGATCGCCAACTTCCAGGCCGAACTGGGCCGCATGGGCTACAAGTTCCAGTTCGTCACGCTGGCGGGTTTCCACGCGCTCAATCACGGCATGTTCGAGCTGGCCAAGGGCTACAAGGCGCGCGGCATGGCGGCATACTCGGCGCTGCAGCAGGCCGAATTCGCCTCCGAAACCGACGGCTATACCGCGACGCGCCACCAGCGCGAGGTCGGCACCGGCTATTTCGACGCGGTGACCAACGCGCTCGCGGCGGGACAGGCCTCGACTACCGCGCTGTCGGAATCGACCGAAGCCCAGCAATTCGCCACCGCGTAA
- a CDS encoding DUF5996 family protein, whose amino-acid sequence MDWPRLGGTGDHETLAILHLASQLVGKLKVAHSPWVNHGWHLALHPVPEGLAMQPIDADGRRFTLTLDLCRHVIALKTNNGTEDAIELAADNIATLHRRFVSMLERHGLPSRFHHTPNEVENAVRFSADLSPRSYDPEVAARFREALVAMVPVFDSYRAGFTGKSSPTHFFWGSFDLAVTRFSGRDAPEHPGGVPGLPDRITREAYSDEVESCGFWGGGVVEAEPFFYAYAYPQPDQYRQCSIAHGKWSDEFGEWVLPYDEVRSVNDPAAMLDEFLDSAYRAAADTGEWERERLERKPVAP is encoded by the coding sequence ATGGATTGGCCACGACTGGGCGGCACGGGCGACCACGAGACGCTGGCGATCCTCCATCTCGCGAGCCAATTGGTCGGCAAGCTCAAGGTCGCGCACAGCCCGTGGGTCAATCATGGCTGGCACCTCGCGCTGCACCCGGTGCCCGAGGGACTGGCGATGCAGCCGATCGATGCCGACGGGCGGCGGTTCACGCTGACGCTCGACCTGTGTCGCCATGTCATCGCGCTCAAGACCAATAACGGCACCGAGGATGCGATCGAGCTGGCGGCAGACAACATCGCGACGCTGCACCGGCGCTTCGTCTCGATGCTTGAGCGCCACGGTCTGCCGAGCCGCTTCCATCACACGCCCAACGAGGTCGAGAACGCGGTGCGTTTTTCTGCCGATCTTTCGCCCCGCAGCTACGATCCCGAGGTTGCGGCGCGGTTTCGCGAGGCGCTGGTCGCGATGGTGCCGGTCTTCGATAGCTACCGCGCGGGCTTTACCGGCAAGTCGAGCCCGACCCATTTCTTCTGGGGCAGCTTCGACTTGGCGGTGACTCGTTTTTCGGGACGCGACGCGCCCGAACATCCGGGCGGAGTGCCCGGCCTGCCCGACCGCATCACGCGCGAGGCCTATTCGGACGAGGTTGAAAGCTGCGGCTTTTGGGGCGGCGGCGTGGTCGAGGCCGAGCCCTTCTTCTACGCCTACGCCTATCCCCAGCCCGACCAGTATCGCCAGTGCAGCATTGCGCACGGCAAATGGTCCGACGAGTTCGGGGAATGGGTGCTACCCTATGACGAGGTCCGCAGCGTCAACGACCCGGCGGCGATGCTCGACGAATTTCTCGACAGCGCTTACCGGGCGGCGGCCGACACGGGCGAGTGGGAGCGCGAGCGGCTCGAGAGAAAGCCCGTCGCGCCCTAG
- a CDS encoding helix-turn-helix domain-containing protein, translating to MKPARKLFLGARLRRLRRDLKLKQVDMAGKLGISASYLNHLERNQRPVTATVLLRLAETFDINVRQFAAEGGELAGPDQLSEIFSDALFADLDIGRQDILDLSDHSPGIAEAIGRLYTTLTETARRQSPSDTSDPRSLITPETWVRDHIQAHRNHFPALEEAAETVGGALANRLTMIDTLCHRLRDAFGVNVEIASSTDLGGATQAYDRSRRTLFLNALLRPENRAFGLAYQLSLLEFDAILTRMVQEAAPSDEGVARLLHMSLANYAAGAILMPYGRFLESAERHGYALDPLCGEYNVNVEQVAHRLTTMGRTGAEGVPFFMLRVDPAGNVSKRYAGESFPFSHYGGTCPRWLLHLAFQTPGKTITQLIETPDGERYFTFCRTIERPIRPTLTDDHLLAIGVGCHVRHASRLAYAEGLDLAKGMATPVGPACAICPRLDCAYRATPPAGHQLAIDETRKTISPYPFLAD from the coding sequence ATGAAACCGGCTCGCAAGCTCTTCCTCGGCGCCCGCCTGCGTCGCCTTCGCCGCGACCTCAAGCTCAAGCAGGTCGACATGGCGGGCAAGCTCGGCATCTCGGCGAGCTATCTCAACCATCTCGAGCGCAACCAGCGGCCGGTCACCGCCACGGTGCTCCTGCGCCTCGCCGAGACGTTCGACATCAATGTGCGCCAGTTCGCGGCCGAGGGCGGTGAGCTCGCCGGCCCCGACCAGCTGTCGGAGATTTTTTCCGACGCGCTGTTCGCCGACCTCGATATCGGGCGGCAGGACATTCTCGACCTGTCCGACCATTCGCCGGGTATCGCCGAGGCGATCGGGCGGCTCTATACGACGCTGACCGAAACCGCGCGGCGGCAGTCGCCCAGCGACACGTCGGACCCGCGCTCGCTGATCACCCCCGAGACCTGGGTGCGCGATCATATCCAGGCGCATCGCAACCATTTCCCCGCGCTCGAGGAAGCCGCAGAGACGGTCGGCGGCGCGCTCGCCAATCGCCTCACCATGATCGACACCCTGTGTCACCGGCTGCGCGACGCGTTCGGTGTCAATGTCGAGATTGCCAGTTCGACCGATCTGGGCGGCGCGACGCAGGCTTATGATCGCTCGCGCCGCACCCTGTTCCTCAATGCGTTGCTGCGGCCAGAAAACCGCGCCTTCGGGCTCGCCTACCAGCTCTCCTTGCTCGAATTCGACGCTATCCTGACGCGGATGGTGCAGGAGGCCGCGCCGTCCGACGAGGGCGTGGCGCGCCTGCTCCACATGAGCCTCGCCAACTATGCCGCGGGCGCGATCCTGATGCCCTATGGTCGCTTTCTCGAGAGCGCCGAGCGGCACGGTTATGCGCTCGATCCGCTGTGCGGCGAATATAACGTCAACGTCGAACAGGTCGCGCACCGCCTGACCACCATGGGTCGGACCGGCGCGGAGGGCGTGCCCTTCTTCATGCTACGAGTTGATCCGGCGGGCAACGTGTCGAAGCGCTATGCGGGGGAAAGCTTTCCCTTCTCGCATTATGGTGGGACCTGCCCGCGCTGGCTCCTCCACCTCGCCTTCCAGACGCCGGGCAAGACGATCACCCAGCTGATCGAAACCCCCGACGGCGAGCGCTATTTCACCTTCTGTCGCACGATCGAGCGGCCGATCCGCCCGACGCTGACCGACGATCATCTGCTCGCGATCGGCGTTGGCTGCCACGTCCGCCACGCCTCGCGGCTGGCCTATGCCGAGGGGCTCGACCTCGCCAAGGGAATGGCGACCCCGGTGGGGCCGGCCTGCGCCATTTGCCCGCGGCTCGATTGCGCCTATCGCGCGACCCCGCCCGCCGGCCATCAGCTGGCGATCGACGAGACCCGCAAGACGATTTCGCCCTATCCCTTCCTCGCCGACTAG
- the pheS gene encoding phenylalanine--tRNA ligase subunit alpha codes for MSPQELQSTYEAKVADAGDAAALEAVRVAALGKQGEITQLLKTLGKMSPDERKTEGPKIHAARQAVQDAIEAKKAELEKAELDARLKTETLDLSLPADEAPRGSVHPVSQVMDELAEIFADLGFKVAEGPEIEDDWHNFGALNIPEAHPARAMQDTFYVENDGEGAPPVLRTHTSPVQIRTMMTEQPPIRIIAPGRVYRSDSDATHTPMFHQIEGLVIDKGVHLGHLKWTLETFLKAFFERDDIVLRLRPSYFPFTEPSAEVDVGWSVEKGRRVVGGQEGWMEVLGSGMVHPKVIANCGLDPDEYQGFAFGCGIDRLAMLKYGMDDLRAFFDGDLRWLRHYGFNFLDQPTLSAGVGA; via the coding sequence GTGTCACCGCAAGAACTTCAATCCACCTACGAGGCGAAGGTTGCCGATGCCGGCGACGCCGCCGCGCTCGAGGCCGTGCGCGTCGCGGCGCTCGGCAAGCAGGGCGAGATCACCCAGCTCCTAAAAACGCTGGGCAAGATGAGCCCCGACGAACGCAAGACCGAGGGTCCGAAAATCCACGCCGCGCGGCAGGCCGTGCAGGATGCGATCGAGGCCAAGAAGGCCGAACTCGAGAAGGCCGAGCTCGACGCTCGCCTCAAGACCGAGACGCTCGACCTGTCGCTCCCCGCCGACGAGGCGCCGCGCGGTTCGGTCCACCCGGTCAGCCAGGTGATGGACGAGCTTGCGGAAATCTTCGCCGATCTCGGCTTCAAGGTCGCCGAGGGTCCCGAGATCGAGGATGACTGGCACAATTTCGGCGCGCTCAATATTCCCGAGGCGCACCCCGCGCGCGCCATGCAGGACACGTTCTACGTCGAAAATGACGGCGAGGGCGCCCCGCCCGTGCTGCGCACCCACACCTCGCCGGTGCAAATCCGTACCATGATGACCGAACAGCCGCCGATCCGGATCATCGCGCCGGGCCGCGTCTATCGCTCCGACAGCGATGCGACCCACACGCCCATGTTCCACCAGATCGAGGGGCTGGTGATCGACAAGGGCGTGCATCTCGGCCACCTCAAATGGACGCTCGAAACCTTCCTCAAGGCTTTCTTCGAGCGTGACGACATCGTGCTGCGCCTGCGCCCGTCCTACTTTCCGTTCACCGAACCGTCGGCCGAGGTCGACGTCGGCTGGAGCGTGGAAAAGGGCCGCCGCGTGGTCGGTGGGCAGGAAGGCTGGATGGAGGTGCTGGGCAGCGGCATGGTTCACCCGAAGGTCATCGCCAATTGCGGGCTCGATCCGGATGAATATCAGGGCTTCGCCTTCGGCTGCGGCATCGACCGCCTCGCCATGCTCAAATACGGGATGGATGACTTGCGCGCTTTCTTCGACGGCGATCTTCGTTGGCTTCGTCACTACGGCTTCAATTTCCTGGACCAACCCACGCTTTCGGCAGGAGTGGGCGCATGA